From the genome of Phytohabitans rumicis, one region includes:
- a CDS encoding helix-turn-helix domain-containing protein, whose product MSESARSSGRPDPAEAQTAAEFVRALRRLKQWTGQGYRQLEKSAGVAGQALPRSTLTAALARDTLPRDDLVAAFVRTCGGDDSEVERWVAARRRIAAATGPDGPEPALAARVEALDPPSQAPIPESVTGRGGIGAALADLVPPAVRRGSWPIRVLVSALCAVVAITVVAAVVSTVRDLTGPTGTDPAGRGPSNPDLSASSTSTRTSPPLGGQGSEWVKVNSGENVTLADEQAIDFETGTVGSWNDKNPGFDVGLTQRADRLVAPAQPASLALLDAPGEESADRCTTTPPDRWDSNIHGFHKVKAGANICVTTGERRCVMITVDRPPDSVVAVLTFHYTTWERH is encoded by the coding sequence GTGAGCGAATCGGCGCGGTCGTCCGGTAGGCCAGATCCGGCCGAGGCGCAGACGGCAGCCGAGTTCGTGCGGGCCCTCCGGCGGCTCAAGCAGTGGACCGGCCAGGGCTACCGGCAGTTGGAGAAGAGCGCGGGAGTTGCTGGCCAGGCGCTGCCGCGCAGCACCCTGACCGCCGCGCTGGCGCGGGACACCCTGCCCCGTGACGACCTGGTCGCTGCGTTCGTCCGGACCTGCGGCGGCGACGATTCGGAGGTGGAACGGTGGGTCGCCGCCCGCCGGCGGATCGCGGCGGCGACCGGGCCGGACGGACCCGAGCCGGCCCTCGCCGCACGGGTCGAGGCGCTCGACCCGCCGAGCCAGGCGCCCATCCCGGAGTCCGTCACCGGTCGAGGCGGGATCGGTGCGGCGCTGGCAGATCTTGTGCCGCCCGCCGTACGGCGCGGTAGCTGGCCGATACGCGTCCTGGTCTCTGCCCTGTGCGCGGTCGTCGCGATCACGGTGGTCGCCGCGGTGGTCAGCACCGTCCGGGACCTGACCGGTCCAACCGGGACAGATCCGGCCGGCCGCGGGCCGTCCAACCCAGACCTTTCCGCATCGTCGACGTCGACGCGGACGTCGCCGCCGCTCGGGGGCCAGGGCAGCGAGTGGGTCAAGGTCAACAGTGGCGAGAACGTCACGCTCGCCGACGAGCAGGCGATCGACTTTGAGACCGGGACCGTGGGCTCCTGGAACGACAAGAACCCCGGATTCGACGTCGGCCTGACACAGCGCGCCGACCGGCTCGTCGCGCCGGCCCAGCCGGCCAGCCTCGCTCTGCTGGACGCACCGGGGGAGGAGTCAGCAGACCGCTGCACCACCACACCGCCGGACCGATGGGACAGCAACATCCACGGCTTTCACAAGGTCAAGGCCGGCGCGAACATCTGTGTGACCACCGGCGAACGTCGATGCGTCATGATCACCGTGGATCGCCCGCCCGACAGCGTGGTGGCTGTCCTCACGTTCCACTACACGACCTGGGAACGCCACTGA
- a CDS encoding SigE family RNA polymerase sigma factor produces MNSNEEDFRRFVAARLDSLRGLAYLTCGDWQAAEDAVSTSLAKLYVRWHKVASPEPYAIRMVVRAAIDEVRRPWRRERSASHALPETIQPDGSDSINERLRVRHALRQLPIGQRAVLVLRFYQELSVEEAAEALGRSTGTIKSQTARGLATLRHLLAVQDLALDEELKEECSDARYA; encoded by the coding sequence GTGAATTCCAACGAGGAGGACTTCCGGCGGTTCGTGGCAGCACGCCTGGATTCGTTACGTGGCCTTGCCTATCTCACCTGCGGGGACTGGCAGGCGGCGGAGGACGCGGTTTCGACCAGCCTGGCGAAGCTCTATGTGCGGTGGCACAAGGTGGCTTCGCCGGAGCCTTACGCCATTCGGATGGTGGTGCGGGCCGCGATCGACGAGGTCCGACGTCCTTGGCGGCGGGAGCGGTCAGCTAGTCATGCGCTGCCGGAGACGATCCAACCCGACGGATCCGATTCGATCAACGAGCGCCTGCGCGTCCGTCACGCGCTGCGGCAGCTGCCGATCGGGCAGCGGGCCGTGTTGGTGCTGCGCTTCTACCAGGAACTCAGCGTCGAGGAGGCGGCCGAGGCGCTAGGCCGGAGCACGGGAACGATCAAGAGCCAGACGGCACGAGGGCTCGCGACCCTGCGTCATCTGCTCGCGGTGCAAGACCTTGCGCTCGACGAGGAACTGAAGGAGGAATGCAGCGATGCCCGATATGCGTGA